A genomic window from Manduca sexta isolate Smith_Timp_Sample1 chromosome 5, JHU_Msex_v1.0, whole genome shotgun sequence includes:
- the LOC115454961 gene encoding facilitated trehalose transporter Tret1, whose amino-acid sequence MDSPILRQMFVASAPQLAAISIGGVVGFPNVILEQFKANDTTIQVDIHMASWIGSTHGLAGIPSIAMPTIMQWKGRKLSFLLCCFLIITGWILTYISKNVMTIIIAECFHGLASNSLIIVSFYTISEMIAPKYRMISMSFYAINQTFGMAVIGIIARYLHWKTVTIIMSVPIIVAFVTSCAWPESPSWLAYKGEYTKCEKAFKWLRGTDDISQKELKELLNAQRGSVKPKASARVLLKQIISRDFYVPCFHTFVILCAFYWSGIMVIFIYGPDILQRATSNSAAAKYGMISINIILYIGILTTTFLLKNFSNKTVLLFSGITSTVFLVSASIVTYLQSIGLLPSNSMLSLYCVVGFMLFMSLGMTTVAFVIPAELMPVKHRGLGGAVYVILLCLLHASSLKISPYLMLYVGLWGTFLVYAVNALVCMVIVWRCVPETKGKTLQEIEDYYNYGSFVRNPIENGVNELL is encoded by the exons ATGGATTCGCCAATTTTAAGACAA ATGTTCGTGGCCAGCGCCCCGCAGCTGGCAGCGATTTCAATAGGCGGTGTAGTAGGATTCCCTAACGTCATCTTGGAGCAGTTCAAGGCCAACGATACCACGATACAAGTAGATATACATATGGCGTCTTGGATCG GTTCAACGCACGGACTCGCAGGAATACCAAGCATAGCAATGCCAACTATAATGCAATGGAAGGGTAGAAAACTATCATTCCTCTTATGCTGCTTCCTGATCATCACTGGCTGGATCCTGACCTACATCTCCAAAAACGTGATGACTATAATCATCGCAGAGTGCTTCCACGGCCTTGCCAGCAACAGTCTTATCATCGTCAGTTTCTATACCATCAGTGAAATGATTGCCCCCAAATATAGAATGATCTCTATGTCTTTTTACGCCATCAACCAAACCTTCGGCATGGCCGTAATTGGAATTATCGCCAGATACCTTCATTGGAAGACCGTTACTATCATTATGAGTGTTCCTATAATAGTAGCTTTTGTAACGAGCTGTGCTTGGCCAGAGTCTCCATCGTGGCTGGCCTACAAAGGGGAATATACGAAATGCGAGAAAGCCTTCAAATGGCTGCGAGGGACGGACGATATCTCACAGAAGGAGCTGAAAGAACTATTGAATGCTCAAAGAGGATCAGTGAAGCCCAAAGCCAGTGCGAGGGTTTTATTGAAGCAAATAATAAGCAGAGATTTTTATGTACCATGCTTTCACACTTTTGTAATCTTATGCGCGTTCTATTGGAGTGGTATTATGGTTATTTTCATATATGGTCCAGATATCCTTCAAAGAGCTACAAGTAACTCGGCAGCAGCAAAGTACGGTATGATttctataaacataattttgtatataggCATATTGACTACAacgtttcttttaaaaaatttcagtaacaaaactgttttattatttagcgGTATTACTTCTACAGTTTTCTTGGTTTCCGCATCAATTGTTACATATTTACAATCTATCGGATTATTGCCTAGTAATTCGATGTTAAGCCTGTATTGTGTTGTAGGTTTTATGTTGTTTATGAGTTTAGGAATGACTACCGTAGCATTTGTGATACCAGCTGAACTAATGCCAGTTAAACATAGAGGGTTGGGAGGAGCTGTATACGTGATATTACTTTGCTTACTTCATGCATCTTCTTTGAAGATTTCTCCGTATCTGATGCTATATGTAGGTCTGTGGGGTACCTTCTTAGTGTACGCTGTTAATGCTCTGGTATGTATGGTGATCGTATGGCGATGTGTTCCAGAAACGAAAGGCAAAACTTTGCAAGAAATtgaagattattataattatggtaGTTTTGTTAGAAATCCAATAGAAAATGGTGTTAATGAATTGCTatga